A genomic stretch from Novosphingobium resinovorum includes:
- a CDS encoding efflux transporter outer membrane subunit, producing the protein MVRRALVLAAATALGGCTVVGPDYHVPDTAMVNAPAAQGAFQSIGAATTQEPLPDHWWRLYENPTLDRLIEQAFAANTDLRVAEANLERSLALLDQRNAGREIQGSANAETSWAQRSAEAELSHVKPPTRQIYNMGIGASYDLDLFGGIKRGIEAASADADAAVAARDLVRVTVAAETARAYADICNAGYQRDVLGRAIAVLEQSVRLTRIMVSHGRAAPYELDRRQALLEASQARLPQLVARQRNALFRVTSLAGRTPGEADTSLLACHAPLALTRMIPVGDGAALLKRRPDIRMAERRLAATTARIGVATADLYPDIRLGASIGSTGAAADFLSPLTNRFGLGPLISWTLNRHAVRARIAATEAQSRGDLAAFDGAVIKALREVETALTNYQAGLEQQEGLDRASADAMRAAMRMGQLRRGGKIAALPALEAERDRVAADQAAAEARAAINDDQITLFLALGGGWGNGNANELGAD; encoded by the coding sequence ATGGTGAGGCGCGCGCTGGTGCTGGCGGCCGCTACCGCTCTGGGCGGCTGCACGGTGGTCGGACCCGACTATCATGTGCCTGACACCGCGATGGTAAACGCGCCTGCGGCGCAAGGTGCGTTTCAGTCGATAGGCGCGGCCACGACGCAGGAACCGCTGCCCGATCATTGGTGGCGGCTCTACGAGAACCCGACCCTCGACCGGCTGATCGAACAGGCATTCGCCGCCAATACGGATCTGCGAGTGGCCGAGGCCAATCTCGAACGCAGTCTGGCCTTGCTCGACCAGCGCAATGCGGGCCGGGAAATTCAGGGCAGCGCGAACGCCGAAACAAGCTGGGCCCAGCGCTCGGCGGAAGCCGAGTTGAGCCATGTGAAGCCGCCGACGCGGCAAATCTACAATATGGGCATCGGGGCCAGCTATGATCTCGATCTGTTCGGCGGAATAAAGCGCGGGATCGAGGCAGCAAGTGCCGATGCCGACGCTGCCGTGGCGGCGCGCGATCTGGTGCGTGTGACCGTCGCGGCCGAGACGGCGCGCGCCTATGCCGACATCTGTAACGCGGGCTATCAGCGCGATGTGTTGGGTCGTGCGATTGCTGTCCTAGAGCAAAGTGTTCGATTAACCCGGATCATGGTGTCGCATGGACGCGCGGCACCCTATGAACTGGACCGGCGACAAGCGTTGCTCGAAGCGAGCCAGGCCCGGCTCCCACAATTGGTGGCGCGCCAACGCAACGCCCTTTTTCGTGTCACATCGCTGGCCGGTCGCACGCCGGGAGAAGCGGATACCAGCCTGTTGGCGTGTCACGCACCGCTTGCGTTGACACGCATGATCCCCGTTGGCGACGGTGCCGCGCTGCTCAAGCGTCGGCCCGACATCCGCATGGCCGAGCGCCGTCTCGCCGCGACGACAGCGCGGATCGGCGTCGCCACGGCGGACCTCTACCCTGATATCCGTCTGGGAGCATCGATCGGCTCTACGGGGGCTGCTGCCGATTTCCTGTCACCGCTTACCAACCGTTTCGGTCTCGGCCCGCTGATCAGTTGGACGCTCAACCGACATGCTGTTCGCGCCCGCATTGCGGCGACCGAGGCACAAAGTCGCGGCGACCTGGCCGCGTTTGACGGTGCAGTGATCAAGGCATTGCGGGAGGTGGAAACGGCGCTGACCAATTATCAGGCCGGGCTTGAGCAGCAGGAAGGTCTCGATCGTGCATCCGCAGATGCCATGCGAGCAGCGATGCGGATGGGTCAGTTGCGGCGTGGAGGCAAGATCGCCGCATTGCCCGCGCTCGAGGCTGAGCGTGATCGGGTTGCGGCGGATCAGGCTGCCGCCGAAGCGCGCGCGGCGATCAATGACGATCAGATCACGCTATTCCTGGCGCTTGGCGGGGGATGGGGCAACGGAAATGCGAACGAATTGGGCGCAGATTGA
- a CDS encoding chloride channel protein gives MSLTPPRSVEGHQLADHSVDRRMVMLAIMAIVVGTGGAFGAWVLVKLIAIATNLFWFGRLSADHSVITDASVGWLVVVIPVVGSLVVGLMARFGSDKIRGHGIPEAIETILFGESRLSLKVALLKPLSSAISIGSGGPFGAEGPIIMTGGAIGSLFAQCFHLSAAERKTLLVAGAAAGMTAIFGTPLAAILLAVEVLLFEWKPRSFVPVLVAALISFAWRPLLLGSGPMFPMTAIAPQASWALLASGGIGLIVGLEAALLSTSLYRIEDLFHRLPFHWMWWPAIGAVVVGLGGLIDAHVLGAGYASIEALLNASLSLRVVAALLVVKAIVWLVALGSGTSGGVLAPLLILGGAAGFLLGQFLPGDPGFWAMIGMAGIMSGAMRAPMTGAIFAVELTGHFSAIPCTIAAAGSAYAVSVLLMRRSILTEKIARRGRHILQEYTVDPLDLIQAGQIMTRDPATLPGTMTVEQAVSFFANEAVHRSYPVIDPQGRLLGLVSRTDALRWQSDRDDDQTPLVDAISDAAQPIAYPDTQTGVVADLIVESGIGRIPIIDPETRRVLGILSRQDLLKTRSANRHAELGRSRHVGTKRPPSKVQKPA, from the coding sequence GGAACGGGCGGCGCCTTTGGCGCATGGGTGCTGGTCAAACTCATTGCGATCGCCACCAACCTCTTCTGGTTCGGTCGTCTTTCTGCTGATCATTCGGTGATCACCGATGCATCGGTGGGCTGGCTGGTGGTGGTGATCCCCGTCGTCGGCAGCCTTGTCGTGGGTCTGATGGCGCGGTTCGGGTCGGACAAGATCCGCGGCCATGGCATTCCCGAGGCGATCGAGACGATCCTGTTCGGCGAGAGCCGACTGTCGCTCAAGGTCGCGCTGCTCAAACCTCTGTCCTCGGCGATCTCGATCGGCAGTGGCGGTCCCTTCGGCGCAGAGGGACCGATCATCATGACGGGCGGGGCCATCGGTTCGCTGTTCGCCCAATGCTTCCATCTCAGCGCGGCCGAGCGCAAGACGCTCCTCGTGGCCGGTGCAGCAGCCGGCATGACCGCCATCTTCGGTACGCCGCTCGCGGCGATCTTGCTGGCCGTCGAAGTGCTCCTGTTCGAATGGAAGCCGCGTAGCTTCGTCCCCGTTCTCGTTGCAGCGCTTATTTCCTTCGCCTGGCGGCCACTGCTGCTCGGATCGGGACCGATGTTCCCCATGACGGCGATCGCCCCGCAAGCAAGCTGGGCTCTGCTCGCTTCGGGTGGGATCGGTCTCATCGTCGGTCTCGAAGCCGCGCTGTTGTCGACATCCCTCTACCGCATCGAGGATCTCTTCCATCGCCTGCCATTTCATTGGATGTGGTGGCCGGCAATCGGCGCGGTCGTCGTCGGTCTGGGCGGTCTCATCGATGCTCATGTGCTAGGTGCAGGATATGCAAGCATCGAGGCTCTCCTCAACGCCTCGCTATCGCTCCGGGTCGTTGCCGCGCTCCTCGTCGTGAAGGCCATCGTCTGGCTGGTCGCCCTGGGGTCGGGCACATCAGGCGGCGTGCTGGCGCCGCTCCTCATCCTGGGCGGCGCCGCCGGCTTTCTGCTTGGGCAGTTTCTACCGGGCGATCCCGGGTTCTGGGCCATGATCGGCATGGCGGGGATCATGAGCGGGGCTATGCGCGCGCCGATGACCGGCGCGATCTTCGCGGTCGAACTCACCGGACATTTCAGCGCCATTCCATGCACGATCGCGGCTGCGGGCAGCGCCTATGCCGTCAGCGTGCTCTTGATGCGGCGATCGATCCTTACAGAGAAGATTGCGCGGCGCGGACGCCACATCCTGCAGGAATATACAGTCGATCCCCTCGACCTCATCCAGGCTGGTCAGATCATGACGCGCGATCCGGCTACCCTGCCTGGCACGATGACCGTGGAGCAGGCGGTATCCTTCTTCGCGAATGAGGCTGTGCATCGCAGCTATCCGGTGATCGATCCGCAAGGCAGGCTACTGGGTCTCGTTTCCCGCACCGATGCCCTGCGCTGGCAGAGCGATCGCGACGATGATCAAACACCGCTCGTCGATGCAATCTCAGATGCGGCGCAGCCCATTGCCTATCCCGATACGCAGACCGGCGTAGTCGCCGATCTCATCGTCGAATCCGGGATTGGCCGCATCCCGATTATTGACCCTGAAACCCGCCGCGTGCTCGGCATTCTTTCGCGTCAGGATCTGCTCAAGACCCGCAGCGCAAACCGTCACGCGGAACTGGGGCGCTCGCGTCATGTCGGAACCAAGCGCCCGCCAAGCAAAGTTCAGAAACCGGCCTAA